The Acidimicrobiales bacterium genome has a window encoding:
- a CDS encoding MarR family transcriptional regulator — protein MTQDTCAGKLPLAGRPRELLDSPVFLLGYVGSSVKASANEAFERVGANLYDLGILALLDEGARDTQASIADALGLDRGQLVGVLDDLEEQGLIERHRDPKDRRRHMVSLTPAGRRRLAKLRTVLQELEDDVLQPLGTKGRSTLHTLLLDVGRHEAPDATVRAG, from the coding sequence GTGACACAAGACACATGCGCTGGAAAGCTGCCACTGGCGGGAAGGCCAAGGGAGCTGCTCGACAGCCCCGTGTTCCTGCTGGGGTATGTCGGCTCGTCCGTGAAGGCGTCCGCCAATGAGGCCTTCGAGCGAGTAGGGGCGAACCTGTACGACCTCGGCATCCTGGCCCTGCTCGACGAGGGGGCACGCGACACGCAGGCGTCCATCGCCGATGCTCTCGGCCTTGATCGAGGTCAGCTGGTGGGAGTGCTCGACGACCTGGAGGAGCAGGGGCTGATCGAGCGGCACCGCGATCCCAAGGATCGCCGTCGCCACATGGTGAGCCTGACTCCAGCGGGCAGGCGCCGGCTGGCGAAGCTGCGGACCGTCCTCCAGGAGCTGGAGGACGACGTGCTGCAGCCGCTCGGCACCAAGGGCCGCTCGACCTTGCACACGCTGCTTCTCGACGTCGGGCGGCACGAAGCGCCCGACGCCACGGTCCGGGCAGGCTAA